GGCCGTCGCGTCCTGGGCCTGGACGGCGAAGACCCGGCGTACGACCGCCGCCGCATCGTCCTCGCGTACGCCGCCTCCGATGGCCTGGGCCCACGCCCGCAGATACCGGACGCGTCGGTCCCGCTCGCTCTCCGGCACGTGCGCGTTCCCCTTCCCCTCGACGTCCGGCCACCGTACGGCGCGCATCCGCCGCATCGTCCGCTACGCGCCGCCGTCGGCGTGGCGCCCGGGGCGCACGAGGCCCGTCTCGTAGGCCAGGATGACCAGTTGGACTCTGTCCCGGACCCCGAGCTTGGCGAGGGAGCGGGTCACGTGCGTCTTGGCGGTGAGCGGACTGATGACGAGGCGGTCCGCGATCTGCTCGTTGGACAGGCCCGTGGCGAGCAGTTGGACGACCTCCCGCTCCCGCTCGGTGAGCACCGCCAGCCGCTCCCCCGTGTCGGTCGGCAGCACGGGCCGGTGGCCGAACTGCTCGATGACCCGCCGGGTCACGCTCGGGGAGAGCAGGGCGTCACCGGCGGCCACCGCCCTGACCGCCTGGCGGAGGTCCTCGGGTTCGGTCTCCTTGGTGAGGAAGCCGCTGGCGCCGGCGCGCAGCGCGGCGAAGACGTACTCGTCGGTCTCGAACGTGGTGAGCACGATGACCCGGCAGCCCGCCAGTTCCGGTTCGTTCACGATGTGTTCGGTGGCGGCGAGGCCGTCCATGCCGGGCATCCGGATGTCCATGAGCACCACGTCGGGGCGGACGGCGCGGGCCGTGCGGATCGCCTCGTCGCCGGTGGCCGCCTCGCCGACGACCTCGATGTCGCGGGTGCGTCGGAGCAGGCTGCTGAAGCCCGCACGCACCAGGGACTGGTCGTCGGCGAGCAGAACCTTGATCGTCATGACGGGAAGACTGGCACAGGAAGGGTCGCGCGGACGGCGTAACCGCCCGCTTCGGCCACCGGCCCCGCGCTGAAGTCCCCGCCCAGGGCCGTGATCCGTTCCCGCATCCCGGTGAGCCCGTGGCCCGGCGCGGCCGGGCCGGGGCCGGACGTGCCCCCGGCGCCGCCGCCGCCGTCGTCGATCACTTCGACGCTCAGCCGCCCCTGGGTACGGTCCAGGCGCACGGTGGCGCGGCGGGCCCCGGCGTGCCGGACGGTGTTGGTCAGCGACTCCTGCACGACCCGGTAGGCGGCGAGCGCCACCGGGGCGGGCAGCGCATCGGTGTCACCCGTCGCTTCCAGGCGTATCTCCAGGCCGCCCGCGCGCATGCGGTCCAGCAGGCCCGGCAGCCCGTCGAGTCCTGTCTGCGGCACGAGCGCTTCCGCTCGGGCGTCCGCTCCGGTCGTCGCGTCGTCGGGGTCGCGGAGGATCAGGATGAGGGACCGCAGGTCGTGCACGGCCTGGGTCCGGACCTGCTGCGCAGCCGCCAGAGCGGCCCGCGCCTCCTCCGGCGAGTCCTCCAACGCCTCGTCTGCGACGCGCAGTTGCACACCGACGACGGTGAGCGTGTGGGCGACGACGTCGTGGAGCTCGCGGGCGATCTGCAGGCGCGCCGCGACGAGCCGGCGGCGCGCCTCGCGTTCCTCCTCCTGTGCGGCGCGGTGCAGCCCGGCCGCGAGTTCGGCGCGCCAGCGGCGCGTGTTGCGGTACGCGACGGCGGCGGCGAGGGCCGCCGCCAGCCAGAGGGCCTCCGCTCCCAGCGAGCCCAGCATCGTCCGCGCGTCCGTGCCGGAAGCGGCCTCCCAGCTCGCGGCGAAGCCCAGTTCGGTCACCCCGACGGCGACGGCCCACGGGAGGCCCGGTCCGCGGGGCCGGTCGCCGACGGCCAGGGTGACGTACGCGGCGGTGGCCGGCCACACCCAGCCGACGTCCGTGAGGCCGGCGCTGCGGAACACGATGACCGCCTGGACGCTGAACAGAAGGACGGCCAGCGGCCATCGCCGGCGCAGCAGGAGCACGAGCCCGAGCTGGGCGGCGAGGGTGGCAACGCCCGCCTGGTCGAGGCGGCCGCCGAGCAACGCCGTTCCCGCGAGGACGCCGAGCGCGGTCGCGCCGGCCACGGCGAGGTCGGCGAGCTGGAATCGGCGTGCGGGCCTGCCCTCGGCGGGCATCGGGTCGGGCAGGTCGGGGGTCATCTGATTCCTCTCGGGATGCCCCCCGGCCTCGGCCGGGGGAGGAACGAGTCTCCTGCGGAGCAGGGCAAGGGGCTTGGATTCGTCGTCAGGGCGGATCGCAGTGCCCTGACCCGCAGGTTTGGTGTCCAGCCGGAGTCTCGCTAGTTTCTGAGCGTGACCATGGCGTGTGTGAAGCGGGCGTTCAAGTACCGCTTCTTTCCGACCGATGCGCAGGCGGCCGAGCTGTCGCGCACGTTCGGGTGTGTCCGCAAGGTCTACAACCTCGCTCTTGCGGCCCGTACCGAGGCGTGGGCCCGGCAGGAGCGGGTCAACTACAACCAGACGTCGGCGATGCTGACCGTGTGGAAGAAGACCGAGGAACTGGCTTACCTCGCCGAGGTGTCGTCGGTCCCGCTTCAGCAGTGT
This sequence is a window from Streptomyces sp. HUAS YS2. Protein-coding genes within it:
- a CDS encoding response regulator transcription factor translates to MTIKVLLADDQSLVRAGFSSLLRRTRDIEVVGEAATGDEAIRTARAVRPDVVLMDIRMPGMDGLAATEHIVNEPELAGCRVIVLTTFETDEYVFAALRAGASGFLTKETEPEDLRQAVRAVAAGDALLSPSVTRRVIEQFGHRPVLPTDTGERLAVLTEREREVVQLLATGLSNEQIADRLVISPLTAKTHVTRSLAKLGVRDRVQLVILAYETGLVRPGRHADGGA
- a CDS encoding sensor histidine kinase; the protein is MTPDLPDPMPAEGRPARRFQLADLAVAGATALGVLAGTALLGGRLDQAGVATLAAQLGLVLLLRRRWPLAVLLFSVQAVIVFRSAGLTDVGWVWPATAAYVTLAVGDRPRGPGLPWAVAVGVTELGFAASWEAASGTDARTMLGSLGAEALWLAAALAAAVAYRNTRRWRAELAAGLHRAAQEEEREARRRLVAARLQIARELHDVVAHTLTVVGVQLRVADEALEDSPEEARAALAAAQQVRTQAVHDLRSLILILRDPDDATTGADARAEALVPQTGLDGLPGLLDRMRAGGLEIRLEATGDTDALPAPVALAAYRVVQESLTNTVRHAGARRATVRLDRTQGRLSVEVIDDGGGGAGGTSGPGPAAPGHGLTGMRERITALGGDFSAGPVAEAGGYAVRATLPVPVFPS